From the Pungitius pungitius chromosome 6, fPunPun2.1, whole genome shotgun sequence genome, one window contains:
- the syt12 gene encoding synaptotagmin-12 isoform X3 encodes MSSALSEDVSGYRLSVVRNPPGWEVGIYLVGFFVLLCVAGINIWKLWKSGTFPAPSPFPNFDYRYLQEKYGTSFSEVRQKRVAANNHRRTSTTSSRKPSLALGDTPDCLRDLGHLELMSRELDPTGAAQLNRSVSTDSLSSISSIANNFGHDFTVGQLEVTLEFEPPRHPGQGQGPGLLHIALHQGKDLLEREEGDFPGCFVRVSLGPDEISVGVTRIQTNAYTVLFDEHFSIPMDAALLEEYSLRCAAFGIDADERNISAGVADLKLSDLDLTIRPFNAWLYLQDVNKAVDAVGEILLSLSYLPTAERLTVVVAKCKNLVWTNSKNTADPFVKVYLLQDGRKISKKKTSTKRDDTNPIFNEAMIFSVPSLVLQELSLRVTVAEATDDGRGENLGHVIIGPEASGMGITHWNQMLATLRKPVSMWHPIRRI; translated from the exons ATGTCCTCGGCGCTGAGTGAGGACGTATCGGGCTACCGTCTGAGTG TGGTGCGTAACCCACCCGGCTGGGAGGTGGGCATCTACCTGGTGGGCTTCTTCGTGCTGCTGTGCGTCGCCGGGATCAACATCTGGAAGTTGTGGAAATCCGGGACATTCCCCGCGCCGTCCCCCTTCCCCAACTTTGACTATCGGTATCTGCAAGAAAAATATGGAACCTCGTTCTCAGAAGTCAGACAAAAG CGGGTGGCCGCCAACAACCACCGGCggacctccaccacctccagccGCAAGCCCAGCCTGGCCCTGGGCGACACCCCGGACTGCCTGCGCGACCTGGGCCACCTGGAGCTGATGAGCCGGGAGCTGGACCCGACCGGCGCGGCCCAGCTCAACCGCTCCGTCTCCACCGACTCGCtcagctccatctcctccatcgcCAACAACTTCGGCCACGACTTCACGGTGGGCCAGCTGGAGGTGACGCTGGAGTTCGAGCCGCCCAGGCATCCGGGCCAGGGCCAGGGCCCGGGGCTGCTCCACATCGCCCTGCACCAGGGCAAAGACctgctggagagggaggagggagacttCCCCGGCTGCTTCGTGCGAGTCTCCCTGGGGCCCGACGAGATCAGCGTGGGAGTCACCAGG ATCCAGACCAACGCTTACACCGTGCTTTTTGACGAGCACTTCTCCATCCCCATGGACGCGGCCCTGCTGGAGGAGTACAGCCTGCGCTGCGCAGCTTTCGGCATCGACGCCGACGAGAGAAACATCAGCGCTGGGGTCGCAGACCTCAAGCTGTCAGACCTGGACCTGACGATCCGCCCGTTCAACGCCTGGCTCTACCTCCAGGACGTCAACAAG GCTGTGGATGCGGTCGGGGAGATCCTGCTGTCGCTCAGCTATCTGCCGACAGCGGAGCGCCTCACGGTTGTTGTGGCCAAGTGCAAGAACCTGGTGTGGACCAACAGCAAGAACACTGCAG ATCCTTTCGTCAAAGTGTATCTACTGCAAGACGGCCGGAAGATCAGCAAGAAGAAGACTTCCACCAAGCGGGACGACACCAACCCCATCTTCAACGAAGCCATGATCTTCTCCGTGCCGTCCCTCGTCCTGCAG GAACTCTCGCTGCGGGTGACGGTGGCGGAGGCCACGGACGACGGCCGGGGCGAGAACCTGGGTCACGTGATCATCGGCCCCGAGGCCAGCGGCATGGGGATCACCCACTGGAACCAGATGCTGGCCACTCTGAGGAAGCCCGTGTCCATGTGGCACCCCATACGCAGGATCTAg
- the syt12 gene encoding synaptotagmin-12 isoform X1 gives MFPPLQAGCSTMSSALSEDVSGYRLSVVRNPPGWEVGIYLVGFFVLLCVAGINIWKLWKSGTFPAPSPFPNFDYRYLQEKYGTSFSEVRQKRVAANNHRRTSTTSSRKPSLALGDTPDCLRDLGHLELMSRELDPTGAAQLNRSVSTDSLSSISSIANNFGHDFTVGQLEVTLEFEPPRHPGQGQGPGLLHIALHQGKDLLEREEGDFPGCFVRVSLGPDEISVGVTRIQTNAYTVLFDEHFSIPMDAALLEEYSLRCAAFGIDADERNISAGVADLKLSDLDLTIRPFNAWLYLQDVNKAVDAVGEILLSLSYLPTAERLTVVVAKCKNLVWTNSKNTADPFVKVYLLQDGRKISKKKTSTKRDDTNPIFNEAMIFSVPSLVLQELSLRVTVAEATDDGRGENLGHVIIGPEASGMGITHWNQMLATLRKPVSMWHPIRRI, from the exons ATGTTTCCCCCTCTGCAGGCTGGCTGCAGCACCATGTCCTCGGCGCTGAGTGAGGACGTATCGGGCTACCGTCTGAGTG TGGTGCGTAACCCACCCGGCTGGGAGGTGGGCATCTACCTGGTGGGCTTCTTCGTGCTGCTGTGCGTCGCCGGGATCAACATCTGGAAGTTGTGGAAATCCGGGACATTCCCCGCGCCGTCCCCCTTCCCCAACTTTGACTATCGGTATCTGCAAGAAAAATATGGAACCTCGTTCTCAGAAGTCAGACAAAAG CGGGTGGCCGCCAACAACCACCGGCggacctccaccacctccagccGCAAGCCCAGCCTGGCCCTGGGCGACACCCCGGACTGCCTGCGCGACCTGGGCCACCTGGAGCTGATGAGCCGGGAGCTGGACCCGACCGGCGCGGCCCAGCTCAACCGCTCCGTCTCCACCGACTCGCtcagctccatctcctccatcgcCAACAACTTCGGCCACGACTTCACGGTGGGCCAGCTGGAGGTGACGCTGGAGTTCGAGCCGCCCAGGCATCCGGGCCAGGGCCAGGGCCCGGGGCTGCTCCACATCGCCCTGCACCAGGGCAAAGACctgctggagagggaggagggagacttCCCCGGCTGCTTCGTGCGAGTCTCCCTGGGGCCCGACGAGATCAGCGTGGGAGTCACCAGG ATCCAGACCAACGCTTACACCGTGCTTTTTGACGAGCACTTCTCCATCCCCATGGACGCGGCCCTGCTGGAGGAGTACAGCCTGCGCTGCGCAGCTTTCGGCATCGACGCCGACGAGAGAAACATCAGCGCTGGGGTCGCAGACCTCAAGCTGTCAGACCTGGACCTGACGATCCGCCCGTTCAACGCCTGGCTCTACCTCCAGGACGTCAACAAG GCTGTGGATGCGGTCGGGGAGATCCTGCTGTCGCTCAGCTATCTGCCGACAGCGGAGCGCCTCACGGTTGTTGTGGCCAAGTGCAAGAACCTGGTGTGGACCAACAGCAAGAACACTGCAG ATCCTTTCGTCAAAGTGTATCTACTGCAAGACGGCCGGAAGATCAGCAAGAAGAAGACTTCCACCAAGCGGGACGACACCAACCCCATCTTCAACGAAGCCATGATCTTCTCCGTGCCGTCCCTCGTCCTGCAG GAACTCTCGCTGCGGGTGACGGTGGCGGAGGCCACGGACGACGGCCGGGGCGAGAACCTGGGTCACGTGATCATCGGCCCCGAGGCCAGCGGCATGGGGATCACCCACTGGAACCAGATGCTGGCCACTCTGAGGAAGCCCGTGTCCATGTGGCACCCCATACGCAGGATCTAg
- the syt12 gene encoding synaptotagmin-12 isoform X2, whose translation MLRWNYASLEALVLSACVPVVRNPPGWEVGIYLVGFFVLLCVAGINIWKLWKSGTFPAPSPFPNFDYRYLQEKYGTSFSEVRQKRVAANNHRRTSTTSSRKPSLALGDTPDCLRDLGHLELMSRELDPTGAAQLNRSVSTDSLSSISSIANNFGHDFTVGQLEVTLEFEPPRHPGQGQGPGLLHIALHQGKDLLEREEGDFPGCFVRVSLGPDEISVGVTRIQTNAYTVLFDEHFSIPMDAALLEEYSLRCAAFGIDADERNISAGVADLKLSDLDLTIRPFNAWLYLQDVNKAVDAVGEILLSLSYLPTAERLTVVVAKCKNLVWTNSKNTADPFVKVYLLQDGRKISKKKTSTKRDDTNPIFNEAMIFSVPSLVLQELSLRVTVAEATDDGRGENLGHVIIGPEASGMGITHWNQMLATLRKPVSMWHPIRRI comes from the exons ATGTTGAGGTGGAACTACGCGTCGCTCGAAGCGCTTGTTTTGTCTGCCTGTGTCCCAGTGGTGCGTAACCCACCCGGCTGGGAGGTGGGCATCTACCTGGTGGGCTTCTTCGTGCTGCTGTGCGTCGCCGGGATCAACATCTGGAAGTTGTGGAAATCCGGGACATTCCCCGCGCCGTCCCCCTTCCCCAACTTTGACTATCGGTATCTGCAAGAAAAATATGGAACCTCGTTCTCAGAAGTCAGACAAAAG CGGGTGGCCGCCAACAACCACCGGCggacctccaccacctccagccGCAAGCCCAGCCTGGCCCTGGGCGACACCCCGGACTGCCTGCGCGACCTGGGCCACCTGGAGCTGATGAGCCGGGAGCTGGACCCGACCGGCGCGGCCCAGCTCAACCGCTCCGTCTCCACCGACTCGCtcagctccatctcctccatcgcCAACAACTTCGGCCACGACTTCACGGTGGGCCAGCTGGAGGTGACGCTGGAGTTCGAGCCGCCCAGGCATCCGGGCCAGGGCCAGGGCCCGGGGCTGCTCCACATCGCCCTGCACCAGGGCAAAGACctgctggagagggaggagggagacttCCCCGGCTGCTTCGTGCGAGTCTCCCTGGGGCCCGACGAGATCAGCGTGGGAGTCACCAGG ATCCAGACCAACGCTTACACCGTGCTTTTTGACGAGCACTTCTCCATCCCCATGGACGCGGCCCTGCTGGAGGAGTACAGCCTGCGCTGCGCAGCTTTCGGCATCGACGCCGACGAGAGAAACATCAGCGCTGGGGTCGCAGACCTCAAGCTGTCAGACCTGGACCTGACGATCCGCCCGTTCAACGCCTGGCTCTACCTCCAGGACGTCAACAAG GCTGTGGATGCGGTCGGGGAGATCCTGCTGTCGCTCAGCTATCTGCCGACAGCGGAGCGCCTCACGGTTGTTGTGGCCAAGTGCAAGAACCTGGTGTGGACCAACAGCAAGAACACTGCAG ATCCTTTCGTCAAAGTGTATCTACTGCAAGACGGCCGGAAGATCAGCAAGAAGAAGACTTCCACCAAGCGGGACGACACCAACCCCATCTTCAACGAAGCCATGATCTTCTCCGTGCCGTCCCTCGTCCTGCAG GAACTCTCGCTGCGGGTGACGGTGGCGGAGGCCACGGACGACGGCCGGGGCGAGAACCTGGGTCACGTGATCATCGGCCCCGAGGCCAGCGGCATGGGGATCACCCACTGGAACCAGATGCTGGCCACTCTGAGGAAGCCCGTGTCCATGTGGCACCCCATACGCAGGATCTAg